TCCCCGGTCAGCCTTTTGTAAATTACATCCGCAATTTTATGCGCTACTCTTCTCCAGGCGTTTTTGGAAACCGTGTAACTTCCTCCTTCAAGCTGAATCTCGTTATATGGATCCCACATTTTAAATTTAATATTAATATGGTTTGAATCTTTTATTTCAACCTGACCTGAAATTAATGAAGTAGCATTAATTCTTCGCCAATTGGAATAGGTGGGCGCCTTATCTAAAGTTATATTTTCTAAAAATGCATTTTTATTGATAGGTCTAAAAAGTCCGGAGTTTTCAAGATCATTACTGATGACTTGCTCAAGTTTTTCTCCGATTTCTTTACTAAGATTACCGGTTCCTTTGAAGCTATCAACTGCAATCGGCATAGCCTCAACATTTCCTCTGGTGATATCAATCTCAACTAACGCCTGAGCTATGCTAACCTGCAATAGTATTAATGAACAAAAAACAATAACTCTATTTAGCATCCCTTACCTCTTTTTATATTTTTCGTCGGTATCCTGCATTAATTTACCGCCAATAGCATAACCGTTGCCGGGCATTTCATTAATAATAATCCTCACCCTGTTCGGTTCACTTCCTAAAGCTACACAAACTGCATCAGTGACTTTTTCAACTAACAATCTTTTTTGATCATCAGTCCTTCCTTCCATCATATTAACTACTAGTACCGGCATATATTTTATCCTACTTAATAACTATTCCGTGATTAGGAGCGGAGCAGCATCACCACTTCCATCAGTATTCACGTTACTGCTAACCACCTCAGCTATAATTTCAGCTTCTTCTTCCGCTTCATATACTCTTGTCACGGAAATAACTTTTTCAGCTTCTTTAACATCGAATATTTTTACTCCCATGGCATTTCTGCCTGTGATTCTAATATCATGTACCCTGGTTCTAATTAATGTACCACGGTTTGTGATCAAAATAATTTGCTCATCTTCATGCACCGGGAA
The endosymbiont of Acanthamoeba sp. UWC8 DNA segment above includes these coding regions:
- a CDS encoding 2-hydroxymuconate tautomerase, whose product is MPVLVVNMMEGRTDDQKRLLVEKVTDAVCVALGSEPNRVRIIINEMPGNGYAIGGKLMQDTDEKYKKR